The following are encoded together in the Acidimicrobiales bacterium genome:
- the mltG gene encoding endolytic transglycosylase MltG, with protein MAVLALVVLGLLAGAVVWYEGAANPGTPGPKTVVTIDAGSSLSAVTATLVRQHVVGSSLAFRVFLVLHGTPVVQPGRYVLYRNDSFSDVRARLADGPNVYAVTVLSGFTVDEVAGRVGQVPGHDGAHFLSLVTSGALRSPYQPAGSTVMDGLLGTGTYTVLPGESDATLLAEMIDRFDATAAAVGLAPGASALGVTPYQAITVASIVQKEGVYPANLGKVARVIYNRLALGKALQMDSTVLYSEHRDGGQVTAADLALDTPYNTYLHKGLTPTPICFPSKASLQAALAPTPGNWLYFVVVSKDGTEAFADTFAGQQANEQLAKSRGLG; from the coding sequence GTGGCCGTGCTCGCCCTGGTGGTGCTCGGGCTGCTCGCCGGCGCCGTGGTCTGGTACGAGGGTGCCGCCAACCCGGGGACCCCGGGCCCGAAGACCGTGGTCACCATCGACGCGGGGTCGTCGCTCAGCGCGGTGACCGCAACCCTGGTCCGCCAGCACGTCGTGGGCAGCTCGCTCGCCTTCCGGGTGTTCCTGGTGCTCCACGGCACACCTGTCGTGCAGCCGGGCCGCTACGTGCTGTACCGCAACGACAGCTTCTCCGACGTGCGCGCCCGGCTCGCCGACGGTCCCAACGTCTACGCGGTGACGGTGCTCTCCGGGTTCACCGTCGACGAGGTGGCGGGCCGGGTGGGGCAGGTCCCGGGCCACGACGGCGCCCACTTCCTGTCGCTCGTGACGTCGGGCGCGCTGCGCTCGCCCTACCAGCCGGCGGGCTCGACCGTCATGGACGGGCTGCTCGGCACGGGGACCTATACGGTGCTGCCGGGGGAGAGCGACGCCACGTTGCTCGCGGAGATGATCGACCGCTTCGACGCCACGGCGGCGGCCGTCGGGCTGGCCCCGGGGGCGTCGGCGCTCGGCGTGACGCCGTACCAGGCCATCACCGTGGCGTCGATCGTGCAGAAGGAAGGCGTGTACCCGGCCAACCTCGGCAAGGTGGCGCGCGTCATCTACAACCGGTTGGCCCTCGGCAAGGCGCTGCAGATGGACTCGACGGTGCTGTACTCCGAGCACCGCGACGGCGGGCAGGTGACGGCCGCCGACCTGGCGCTCGACACCCCGTACAACACGTACCTGCACAAGGGCCTGACCCCGACGCCGATCTGCTTCCCGTCGAAGGCGTCGCTGCAGGCCGCGCTGGCGCCCACGCCGGGGAACTGGCTCTACTTCGTGGTGGTGTCCAAGGACGGGACCGAGGCCTTCGCCGACACCTTCGCCGGGCAGCAGGCGAACGAGCAGCTGGCGAAGAGCCGGGGCCTCGGATAG